The DNA segment CGACCCAGCAAAATGCGGCGTTAGTTGAGCAAGCGGCGGCGGCAGCGAAATCAATGCAGGATCAGGCTGGGCATCTTGAGGAGCTGGTAGATAAATTTAAACTTTCTGACAGTAGACACGGCTCTAGTTCGAAGAAGGCATTGAGTGCTGGTGTAAGAAAGCATCCTGAAGTTACGGCTTTGCAGGTTAAACGTGTAAGCGCAACTCAAAAAAATGTAACAGGTCTGCCTCCATCATCACAACGGGATGATGAGTGGGAAGCTTTTTAGCAATTGAGAATGAGTGGGTTGATGATGACGTTAATTTACAGGGTATGGTTGGATGTGCGTTTCATTAGAAATAAAATGAGTTTGGTGAATAAGATAAAATTAGGAGCAGGATAATGTTGAAAAATCTAACAATTAAATCAAAGCTCATTTTTGTGATCAGCTTTCTCAGCCTGTCATTGGTTGGTGGGGGCGTGATGGGTATCTATTTTCTTGGTTTGTCCAATAGTACTGTGAAAAGTATGTATGAAGACAAGGTGATGAAATTAAGTGAGCTTGATTCGCTGGTACGGTTGATGAATCGTAATCAGTTGCTGTTAGCACAGGCAGTATCAGGGAAAATGGCCGCATTCCCGGACGATGATGCCAAAACAGCCAAGTATGTAGATGAGGCCGAACAGCAAATTCAGGATATCAATAAAATTCAGAAACAGTTGTTGGCACGACAGTGGGCGCCAAGTGAAAAGGAACAACTTGATAAATTACTGAGCGCTCGCCTACGTTATGGGAGGGAGGCTTTTCAGCCTGCATTAGCAGCACTTAGGGCGCATGATTTCCAACAGGCGACTGAAATTCTGCAAGGTCCATTGCTTGATCGTTTTGCCGAATTGACCACAATTTTTAATTCCCTGATTACGATGCAGGTCGAAGCATCAAAGAGCGCTTATGATCATGGGCAGGAGCACTACGAGCTGGTCAAACTCCTCGCAATTATGTTGACCGTGGCAGGGGTGCTTATTGCAGCTATCATGGCCTGGTGGTTATTGAATTCCATTACTCGCCCTTTACAAGAGGCGGTGAATGTTGCCAAGCGCGTTGCAGCAGGTGATTTAAGTCAGCATATCCATGTGAATTCTCATGACGAGACTGGCGTGCTGATGCAGGCCATGAAGGAGATGAATGATGGTTTGCATGATATTGTTAGCCAGGTAAGAACCGGCACTGAGGCGATTGCATTGGCATCACAGGAAATTGCAGCAGGTAACCTGGATCTGTCAAACCGAACTGAATCGCAAGCCCATGCCCTGTCCATGACTGCAGCAGCAACAGCACAGATGACGACCGCCGTTGAACAGAATACCGAGAGTGCACATCATGCGCAGAAGGTTGCGGCAACGACGCGGGATATCGCTGAAGCCGGTGGGCAGACCATGACGGAAGTGGTCAGTACCATGGCAGAAATC comes from the Sulfuriferula thiophila genome and includes:
- a CDS encoding methyl-accepting chemotaxis protein, producing MLKNLTIKSKLIFVISFLSLSLVGGGVMGIYFLGLSNSTVKSMYEDKVMKLSELDSLVRLMNRNQLLLAQAVSGKMAAFPDDDAKTAKYVDEAEQQIQDINKIQKQLLARQWAPSEKEQLDKLLSARLRYGREAFQPALAALRAHDFQQATEILQGPLLDRFAELTTIFNSLITMQVEASKSAYDHGQEHYELVKLLAIMLTVAGVLIAAIMAWWLLNSITRPLQEAVNVAKRVAAGDLSQHIHVNSHDETGVLMQAMKEMNDGLHDIVSQVRTGTEAIALASQEIAAGNLDLSNRTESQAHALSMTAAATAQMTTAVEQNTESAHHAQKVAATTRDIAEAGGQTMTEVVSTMAEISTSSKKIVDIISVIEGIAFQTNILALNAAVEAARAGEQGRGFAVVAGEVRSLAQRSSAAAKEIKTLINHSVLKVKDGSRLVEEAGENMEEILTVVGLFTDLLDTIYNASSQQSSGIVNINKSVSEMDEMTQQNAALVEQAAAAAQSMQDQAMNLEQAVSVFKLAKNEKSTHQFQSASYDDEPSASKAAPKKSTDIEGVGEEWDEF